The genome window CGAGGCTTGGCATTAACAAACACGCTCCAGATTAACACCTCACACAATGCCCCGAACCGCGAGAGGCAGGCCACCAGCCCACGTCACACACAATGCTCTTCATCCTGCTATAAAACAGGGACACAAGCTTCCATCCTTCTTCCTCCCCAACTGgtttctccttccctctctctctcctctctcactctctttctctcgctactgcttcctctctcccccatcacccTCCTCCTGCTCGTGAACACATACAGCtctcagagagagtgagaaggcgATAGTGTGAGGACCTGTATATTGGAGTGCTGCTGCGGTGGACTTTTTGGGAGGGATCAACACTGGCACACagccatttttttaaaaacattttagaacacatacacacaggtgagtgattctttttttatttttttattagttaataATAGTAATTACCATCTAGGGAATTTTTTTAGAATGTAGACatgatttgaattgttttattgcaTTAATTATCAAAGGTTTAAATATTCCTTAGTTCTAATCGCCACCCAAATGGACGCCAACAGCCTTAGAGATAATCAAGACATTCAAATAGAATACCAGAGATCTCTTTTTTGTGAATAAGTTCTTATTTTTTGCTTATGTTAACCAACAATTAGCATGGCTAAATGTTCATAGCACCTGCAGTCCTCATTGCATTATGGATGTTTACACAAATTGGACTGTAAAGACTGAGAACTACTGACTGTAAATAAACAGTATCCAACAACCCCTGCTGCCATCTCCTTCCAGCGCCATGACCAGGAAGGTGTTCACCAACACACGGGAGCGCTGGCGCCAGCACAACGTCAACGCCGCCTTCTGCGAGCTACGTAAGCTCattcccacccacccacctgagAAGAAGCTCAGCAAGAATGAGATCCTGCGGCTGGCCATGCGATACATCAACTTCCTGGTGCAGATCCTGGAGAGCCAGAGCGGCAAGCCTGCCTCGGGCTCCCCCAGCTCGCTGCTCACCTTCCTGCGGGGCAACGTGGAGCGCCTGCAGTCCAACCCCTGGGGCTTGGCCAGTGACACGGACGCCTCCTCGCCCGGGTCCAGCTGCGACAGCTCCGAGGCCTGGTAGTCTCCAGCGGTCCATGGACGCAAtgggggggctgctgggggCAACAGGGAGATGGCCTCCATCTTTTCCCTTCCACGGACTTCATTTTGTGTCCCTGCATATCTTTGACACCTCCTGAGTGGCGTGGTCCCGACCAGCTGACAGCAGCGGATGCCAGGTTGTGGTATGTTAGTGGATTGTTGATGCAATCTGGCTGAAATTCCGGACCCGTGTTGAGATATTATGTCCATGAGGCTGCATTatgttaaaacaaaaaaaatctgttttgaATGGATGTTTACAACTTGGATGTACAGCATTCCCTTCATGCCTCCATCTTTACGGTCCTCGCTGGCCATCAGGGACTAATTAAGTTATTCAGTAAGAGGCTCTTTGCGCCGCCAAGGAAAATGGAGGGGATTATGGGATTTCACATTTCAAGCAATAGTTTCACCAGGGCATTTCAATAGATAACAGCTTACCCAATTTGCCAAGGATTGCAATCATTTCAGAAAAACCTGGGGCACTTTGTAGCGACATGCTAATATTCTGTGTAGAAAACCAGAGCCATCTTTTAGATGTCGATTTATTTACCAaggttatttattttcaattaaatACCCCCTATTTTCAGCACAGTTAGGGAACCCTTCTGTAAAATAATCTTGATTTAATTGCTTGGTATCCACCTTGTATGGAGCAGGATTTGGGCAGATGAATTATGGGAAAACTGACAATACCTTTTAAGTTATTTGTGTACTCTGTGAACTCGACTCCTATTTCTTAATGTAAACTAATTTGCTTCTTTGGTTCATTAATACGCACGTCATCCAGCCAAAGATTATGGATTGTCTGTTGTCAACATTGTTTTAATACCTTCCAATACCTCCTTTTTAAAGTATTTATTTGCTTGTGATTGTACAGTATTATTTATTGACCATTTATTTAATAAACAATTAGATAATAACACATTTTTCTTCCTGTTGCTGAACGTGATTTTCCCGGCAACACAATTAGTTTTAACCAAGCAGGTACAAACAGAAACACTACCACCCATTGTTTTTCTTCTGCAGTGAAAacaaaaaatgaatgagacAACATGATCTTAGCTGAAGGGTACCTTACGTCTGTTCAATATCCATATTCAACCTTCAAGAGTCACTGTGTTCCCCAACCATTATTTAACTTATGCCCCAGCCTCATCAGTGGGCTCAAGTACCCCTTCattcacaacaaaaaaaaagactacCCTTTAGACTAATGTAATACTATTGTCCTCTagcattattaataataataaatgtcccTGAAAATGAAATGTACCTGAAAATGTACTTATTTCGTATTGACTTTATTGATCAACAATCAAAATAGATGTAATTAGCAAATTAAAAACTTGGACATGTACCCCCTGGAACCTGCTCATGGACCCCACCTAGGGTACACATACCCCCGGGTGGGGTACGTGGGTCCTACACGCGGACTGGTGGGTGGGAATGAGACTGACCAGCCCAGAGAGGCCATGAGTGACGCCAGAAAAGAAAGGCTTAATTTGTGGCCCCAAAGGTCACTCTGGAGTGGAGTCAGACCCTGACCACTGGGGCAAAAGTAACATGCCACCCATTGAAACAAAACAGAGGAGTGGTTGAAAACGATCTGAACCTTTCAACAAACGGAGGAGTCATCCGGAAGGATCTTTTTGAGTTGGATAAAGGTCTTTATTATTTCAAAGTTTTCTTCTccacctctagttgtaattaaaccaaTAATGTGgcaaccccagtcgataatgtaatacatttctgagcacataatataataacattttgcctataattttacaatgtataacattcgttcaccacaaattactcttaaaagcagtgccaacatttaaatattttttaaccattaagggaacaaaaggcaacaggctgattatcatttaggggaccactcaatgacatgcagaagcgtcatcaacactcccactgaagtggtgtgagaaacaCAAACTTTCTACTgattcacatataaggtcatTGTGGCTACATTTCCTATGGAGAAAAtcctacctcaggggtagtattattcaggagagtacaaatgtcaggatatgttgttcacacgtACGCCCCATCAGGAGACTATCAGGACTTACTTGTCTGAAaccagctagtgtgtgagcattcaacccggtatcacgccaaggcgtaataTAGATAAgtttgtccacatcgcaaggcgtgttcagggtcacgctcgagcaaagcgtcaccctgaacacgctttcttctccattcgaaatgaatgggggaatagcaccaacagggggcgagacgttctcctagcatttggtgaaactgttacgtagcctatattaatcgttattatctgaatgggaaatacaatattttaggaccgattcccagttaaacgtgtttctaataacatttctagcgagaaatatactttttacctgcataatcttcagtcagtgattgtgtctgatctttagttttacagttattaggaagatttcatcggctcgctcgcatgtttcaacgacgtcaggttgctagggacgctgctttcgctaaactagcagctcacgtgtttcctgcgttggtgttattaaaccgttactttatgtaacttttaatgatatcttttttttttttcttttttttttaaacataaaaacacaatgacacaaaTATCTACAGACATGTACGAGAACAATAACAACAGACATTTGACAGAACACAACAAGGGATGGGGGAAGGGTGCAAGGATGACACCTTAAGATACATAGACATTACTTTGAACAGAAATATGATAGTTACTATTAATTCTCCAGCATAGAAGCTCCGCGCTCCATGCACATCAAGTCCTTATATCCCCTAagccaggggtcggcaacctgcgGCTCCGGAGCCGCATGCGGCTCTTTAGCCCCTCATCCGTGGCTCCCTGCagttttgttaaaaaaataaattaaaaaaaactaccACCCATTGTTTTTCTTCTGCAGTGAAAACAAAAAATTAATGAGACAACATGATCTTAGCTGAAGGGTACTTTACGTCTGTTCAATATCCATATTCAACCTTCAAGAGTCACTGTGTTCCCCAACCATTATTTAACTTATGCCCCAGCCTCATCAGTGGGCTCAAGTACCCCTTCattcacaacaaaaaaaaagactacCCTTTAGACTAATGTAATACTATTGTCCTCTagcattattaataataataaatttccCTGAAAATGTACTTATTTCGTATTGACTTTATTGATCAACAATCAAAATAGATGTAATTAGCAAATTAAAAACTTGGACATGTACCCCCTGGAACCTGCTCATGGACCCCACCTAGGGTACACATACCCCCGGGTGGGGTACGTGGGTCCTACACGCGGACTGGTGGGTGGGAATGAGACTGACCAGCCCAGAGAGGCCATGAGTGACGCCAGAAAAGAAAGGCTTAATTTGTGGCCCCAAAGGTCACTCTGGAGTGGAGTCAGACCCTGACCACTGGGGCAAAAGTAACATGCCACCCATTGAAACAAAACAGAGGAGTGGTTGAAAACGATCTGAACCTTTCAACAAACGGAGGAGTCATCCGGAAGGATCTTTTTGAGTTGGATAAAGGTCTTTATTATTTCAAAGTTTTCTTCTccacctctagttgtaattaaaccaaTAATGTGgcaaccccagtcgataatgtaatacatttctgagcacataatataataacattttgcctataattttacaatgtataacattcgttcaccacaaattactcttaaaagcagtgccaacatttaaatattttttaaccattaagggaacaaaaggcaacaggctgattatcatttaggggaccactcaatgacatgcagaagcgtcatcaacactcccactgaagtggtgtgagaaacaCAAACTTTCTACTgattcacatataaggtcatTGTGGCTACATTTCCTATGGAGAAAATCCTACCtcgggtagtattattcaggagagtacaaatgtcaggatatgttgttcacacgtACGCCCCATCAGGAGACTATCAGGACTTACTTGTCTGAAaccagctagtgtgtgagcattcaacccggtatcacgccaaggcgtaataTAGATAAgtttgtccacatcgcaaggcgtgttcagggtcacgctcgagcaaagcgtcaccctgaacacgctttcttctccattcgaaatgaatgggggaatagcaccaacagggggcgagacgttctcctagcatttggtgaaactgttacgtagcctatattaatcgttattatctgaatgggaaatacaatattttaggaccgattcccagttaaacgtgtttctaataacatttctagcgagaaattttacctgcataatcttcagtcagtgattgtgtctgatctttagttttacagttattaggaagatttcatcggctcgctcgcatgtttcaacgacgtcaggttgctagggacgctgctttcgctaaactagcagctcacgtgtttcctgcgtttgtgttattaaaccgttactttatgtaacttttaatgatatcatcttttttttttttctttttttttttaaacataaaaacacaattcCACAAATATCTACAGACATGTACGAGAACAATAACAACAGACATTTGACAGAACACAACAAGGGATGGGGGAAGGGTGCAAGGATGACACCTTAAGATACATAGACATTACTTTGAACAGAAATATGATAGTTACTATTAATTCTCCAGCATAGAAGCTCCGCGCTCCATGCACATCAAGTCCTTATATCCCCTAagccaggggtcggcaacctgcaGCTCCGGAGCCGCATGCGGCTCTTTAGCCCCTCAGCCGTGGCTCCCtgcagttttcttaaaaaaaataaaataaaattatatatatatttttatatatatcgtcaACTAAACGAGAGGTCGCAATGAATGCGCAATTGCGCTAccgtgagggggggagtgaatgACAAAGCTTCGTTGATTTGCAGGTGGCTAATCCCAGTAGGAGTTAAatctttaaaggggacttattataccaccaggtgtgagtgtgattagccttacaagccgtttcgaaaatcggcctaatatgacatcactagtgggtgtgtccacctagatctgtgcttgatagatctatctaccagcctacccagtggactgaagtaaacattgctcatctatccagcacagatctaggtggacacacccactagtgatgtcatattaggccgattttcgaaacggcttgtaaggctaatcacactcacacctggtggtataataagtcccctttaactgGCATCTGGCATCAGGAAGTAGCCTAGATGCTGCcattggcaggaggcgggacatgccagtgagccgccaatcagcagcatccaccgttGACAGCCAATTGCACGAACGAATACTGAGCGAGAAGGGTTTACAGCATTaaagttcgttttttttttacagtgtcaCAAAAAATGTCTGTGCGGTGCGCAGCGTTAGCGtctccggaggggggagggggtgaattaAAAAGTTTGCGGCTCCAAAAATTTTTGCGGGAGATGGGCCAAAATGGCTCTTTTGATAcaaaaggttgccgacccctgccctAAGCCATGTTTCCTTACTAAAGCAATCCGTTTTGCGCTCCTTCCAATTTAGAAGGATGAGTCTTTTTGTGGCCAAACAGCCCAATGTCCAGCTCTGGACAGCAGCCCTCCCCACAACATTTTCTGGCTTAAGGCCCAGTAAGCATATGTTGGGACCAACTGGAATGTTTACATCTAAAGACTCAGACAAAAATGATATTACATCCAACCAGAGTGTTTTAACAGCTGGGCATTCCCATAGCAGGTGTAATAATGTGCCTCGCTTGCCACACTCATGCCAGCATAGAGCTTGATGTTTTTTGTCCATCTTGGCTTGTGTGACGGTGATGTATGCCCTATTAAGAATTTTGAATTGTATGATTCGTAGTCTCACACATTTCGAGGAGTACAAAGCCGAATTCCAAACAGATTTCCATTCAGACGCAGACAAAGAAATATTCAAATCATGCTCCCAGGCCAGCTGGACAGGAGAGTAGGCACTAGGGGCAGTCTTAGATAACAAACCATAAATATTAGAGACCACCCCTGAGGATAGACTTGCTTGTTTTAGACGCTGGTCTACTTCCGGACATGAAGCAGGTGTGGCTCCGTCTTTACATTTCTTACTAATAACCGCTGCCAGTTGGCCATAGGTAAGAAATGATGAATGTAAAAGACCATATTGATTTTTAAGTTGCTGAAATTGAAGGGTATGGTCTTTGTATATCTGTCCAACTGACATTATACCCGCCCTCTGCCAGATATTATTCCTTAGGGTACGTCCTCCTGCAGAGAGGATAGGGTTACCCCAAATAGGGCAAGATGGTAGAGAGAGCCCCTCAATGCCTAGTCTCCTGTGCAGTTGCTTTACAATAGAGCATGAAAACTGAATTATAATGTTATTCAGTAAGGGTGGTGGTTTTGGGCAGTACCACATTGATGCCAGGGTTATGTTTCTATTTTCAGGCATGACAGATTGCTCCAACCATTGCCAACTACCCATCGGAAAGTCATTATTATAGGCCCACGATAAGGGGTACTTtgcattaaaatacaaatagtACTGAAATATATCCGGAACTCCCAAGCCTCCCATTGATCTCGGgataattaatttgttgtacCCAATTCTGGGCTTTTTATTATTCCAAAGGAACTGGGTAAAAAGTGATTTAATATCCTTAAACCATTTTGGTGGGAATTTAAAAGGAATAGAGGAGATGATATGAGAGAGCCTTGGGAGAACATTCATTTTCAACGTTTCTGCTCTACCCCATAGAGAAAGGGGTATGGCCGTCCATCTACTGATATCCTCTTTAATGGACTGGAAAATGCCAGGGCCGTTAAGGCTGAAGATTTTTGTAATAGGAGAGACAATGTTAATTCCTAAATATTTCATTCCATTTGTTTTCCAGATAAAGGGGGTATCCATTAGATCATGCTTAAAAGTATTTGAGTTAAGTGGAATTGCCTCACTCTTGTTCCAATTTATCTTATACCCTGAAAAGCTACCAAATAAGTTAATTCAATTAAGAaattaatgatatcatcttgttagaaacacatttatctgagagccaacccagtcgccaaaagcatacgttgacagtggacgttttcgtgaacactggattacgtcgcatttcaacataaaatagcgtgttaagcacacacgcacacacacacacacacacacaatgcatttcgctgctaaaacaacaacaaaaaatattccctcaaatattattactttcaaaacattggccaaaatggaatatctttatttatttgggctgcttctaggacattttgggtggattttgaacggtatgtgggcaggacgttttttgcaggcaggacctggcaaccctgcactgttgcccgaggtgctgaaatgctccggaacagatctggatccaccatggccaaaagaattgtatgcccccccccccctcccttaaataaatactatggcagaataaagaataaattcatgcattatcattcaacttgaacatgtgtttttacagtatagagtggtggagggatgacgtatgttggccaacccggaagtgagcgtcgacctgggtttccctcgacaaaaagccaacgggtttttccattggattttggattattgcagaaaaattagcatctttgaagcacctcctcaaaaactgaaaataaataaataaataaaaataaccgtgctccaaagaacgaaatgtaaaccaatgcattctgaatgggagtgtttctccaatttttccatgctacacaaaacgaaatgtaaacccatacaaataaagacttcatggtcataatcatttaaaaatcattaatctcctgagtgtgtagggtggcaTTCTATttctttcaacggggctgcatccagtcacttgaccgtcatggttgctatggtggttgctatcgaccgccccctctaatccttatatggctctaaaaaccacgcggcaaaggagctgccgtcaattgtgttgtttttgtcgtaaactagggtccgatggaaaatagatattccaaggtatccttaaaaggcaccttggatgtttttattttctgcagtttagacttcttctttaacctatttttgaaagcagaACACCAACGAGTGTTCTGCTTCAAATAATCCTGCCAGCGAGGCAGGataatttgaaacaatttattcaataaatatttgcgagaggtcattccatctcctgagtttgcttcctaattatgtctagtgtacacccctactgtccacaagtacacccaccccccccccccccccttccccatatggatttggataattgttgccacgtcccagtggtggtggtatcatatatatgaaagagggcattcaattatgatcaattaggaggccg of Gadus macrocephalus chromosome 11, ASM3116895v1 contains these proteins:
- the tal2 gene encoding T-cell acute lymphocytic leukemia protein 2; its protein translation is MTRKVFTNTRERWRQHNVNAAFCELRKLIPTHPPEKKLSKNEILRLAMRYINFLVQILESQSGKPASGSPSSLLTFLRGNVERLQSNPWGLASDTDASSPGSSCDSSEAW